A region of Agrobacterium vitis DNA encodes the following proteins:
- a CDS encoding LLM class flavin-dependent oxidoreductase, producing MGVRQVFGLGLTISDPITTADLVTVARTAEKAGFTTLTIGGRETILDPTTILAALAARTEQIGLVAAVNVDTALPYDFARRLASLDHLSSGRAGWKPYSTADEPEEARIAEFVHAVSHLLDSWDDDAALYDKESGIYVDISKVHRLDHIGEYYRVAGPLDIPRAPQGRPVLVREVLAADLAEGAWPTADIIEIVPVPGQSTNKPLAPRAEGNTTLLSIVADTGDLASMHALLNDGDVDGATVRVAPRIDAVARAARDIGLWSKPRGSNLRDTLGLSRPESLFALRRNGVSA from the coding sequence ATGGGCGTTCGCCAAGTATTCGGTCTTGGGCTGACGATATCAGACCCAATCACTACGGCAGATCTTGTTACGGTCGCCCGAACGGCTGAAAAGGCTGGGTTCACGACACTGACTATCGGGGGCAGGGAAACCATCCTGGATCCTACAACAATCCTGGCCGCGCTGGCGGCCAGGACCGAGCAGATCGGGCTGGTTGCGGCGGTGAACGTCGATACGGCTCTGCCTTACGATTTTGCACGCCGTCTGGCGTCTCTTGATCACCTCTCGAGTGGACGGGCAGGCTGGAAGCCATATTCGACTGCCGATGAGCCTGAAGAAGCCCGGATCGCGGAGTTCGTGCATGCCGTCAGCCACCTCCTGGACAGCTGGGATGACGATGCCGCCCTTTACGACAAGGAGAGTGGAATTTATGTCGACATCAGCAAGGTTCATCGGCTCGATCACATCGGGGAATATTATAGGGTAGCTGGCCCGCTCGATATACCGCGCGCCCCTCAAGGTCGACCGGTCCTGGTTCGAGAGGTCCTCGCTGCCGATCTTGCCGAAGGCGCATGGCCCACGGCGGACATCATTGAAATCGTTCCGGTCCCCGGTCAGAGCACGAACAAGCCCCTCGCACCTCGTGCCGAGGGAAATACCACCCTCCTAAGTATCGTTGCAGACACTGGCGATCTCGCGTCGATGCATGCACTGCTCAACGATGGGGACGTTGATGGAGCGACTGTCCGTGTAGCGCCACGGATCGATGCCGTCGCGCGGGCGGCGAGAGATATTGGGTTATGGTCAAAGCCGCGCGGAAGCAATTTGCGTGACACGCTTGGGTTATCCCGTCCGGAAAGCCTGTTTGCCCTTAGAAGAAATGGAGTTTCCGCATGA
- a CDS encoding aliphatic sulfonate ABC transporter substrate-binding protein — MLKNIAKTATALVAAALLWSGSAAAETVNIGFMPFVPYSAILLAKQKGWVDEEFTKAGLKDVEVKWHQFAGGPPVNEAFASGALDIAALGDTPSLIAFANGIDTRFVGLACKGAKAEALVVLKDSSVKTVKDLKGKKVATLRGGNVHELLVLVLAEAGLKISDVEFLNLGLQDMGIALTKGDVDAVLVWEPLLTKLDSEGVSRTLRDGAGLKSNLNPIVALGSFAAKHPDVLKAYLQAVKRGAEALRSDPAGSAQVLAPVVGLTPKQTELAFSRFEWKPTVTEADQAELADSVKFLLDNHFIRQTFEVSSFADQAFFNF, encoded by the coding sequence ATGCTAAAAAACATTGCCAAAACTGCCACTGCCTTGGTCGCCGCCGCACTTCTCTGGTCCGGTTCCGCTGCAGCGGAGACCGTAAACATTGGATTCATGCCGTTCGTGCCTTATTCCGCCATCCTGCTGGCCAAACAAAAAGGTTGGGTAGATGAGGAGTTTACCAAGGCCGGCTTGAAGGACGTGGAGGTAAAGTGGCACCAGTTCGCGGGCGGTCCGCCGGTGAACGAGGCCTTCGCCTCGGGCGCTCTCGACATTGCCGCGCTGGGCGACACGCCCTCCCTCATCGCCTTCGCCAATGGCATCGATACTCGCTTTGTAGGCCTCGCCTGCAAGGGGGCCAAGGCTGAAGCGCTGGTAGTGCTCAAGGACAGTTCGGTGAAGACAGTGAAAGACTTGAAGGGCAAGAAGGTCGCCACCCTGCGCGGCGGCAATGTACATGAGCTGCTGGTGTTGGTGCTGGCCGAGGCCGGCCTGAAGATTTCCGACGTGGAGTTTCTCAATCTTGGCCTGCAGGACATGGGCATCGCCCTCACCAAAGGCGACGTCGATGCCGTCCTGGTGTGGGAACCGCTACTTACCAAATTGGACAGCGAGGGTGTCTCGCGTACCCTGCGAGACGGCGCCGGCCTGAAGAGTAACCTCAACCCGATAGTCGCCTTAGGCAGCTTCGCCGCCAAGCATCCGGATGTGCTGAAGGCCTATTTGCAGGCGGTAAAGCGCGGGGCCGAGGCATTGCGCTCTGATCCGGCCGGTTCAGCCCAGGTCCTCGCGCCGGTAGTAGGCCTGACGCCAAAGCAGACTGAGCTCGCCTTCTCCCGTTTCGAGTGGAAACCGACCGTAACCGAGGCGGACCAGGCAGAGCTGGCGGATTCCGTGAAGTTCCTCCTGGACAACCACTTCATCAGGCAAACCTTCGAAGTCTCCAGCTTCGCGGATCAGGCCTTTTTCAATTTCTAA
- a CDS encoding ABC transporter ATP-binding protein: protein MRGDMTAAAFPATPPAATDHTLLVQGVSKSFSRPDGSEVRAMDHVDLVVRDGSVTCIIGASGCGKSTLLRIVAGLEPQFGGTVLLGGRPLKGPGLDRGIVFQDHRLVPWMTVEANIAFSLHRLPKAEQRRVVTEKLKLVGLEGFGRSYPHQLSGGMAQRVAIARALAHQPELLLLDEPFGALDALTRLQMQDEVLRIRHTDNLTTVLITHDIEEAIYLADEIVVFSDRPGRVRARFTVELPHPRDRGDPAFARLRHELHAQFFHHRN, encoded by the coding sequence ATGAGGGGTGATATGACCGCTGCCGCATTCCCTGCAACACCCCCCGCCGCTACCGATCACACGCTGCTGGTCCAGGGCGTCTCCAAAAGCTTCAGTCGGCCTGACGGGTCGGAAGTGCGTGCTATGGACCATGTGGATCTCGTTGTACGGGACGGCAGCGTCACCTGCATCATCGGTGCAAGCGGCTGCGGCAAGAGTACCCTGTTGCGCATCGTCGCTGGCTTGGAACCACAGTTCGGCGGGACGGTGCTGCTGGGCGGTCGGCCGCTGAAGGGACCGGGCCTCGACCGAGGCATCGTGTTCCAGGACCACCGCCTCGTTCCCTGGATGACGGTGGAGGCGAACATCGCCTTCAGTCTCCACCGTTTGCCCAAGGCGGAGCAGCGGCGAGTCGTGACTGAGAAGTTGAAGCTGGTGGGCCTTGAAGGATTTGGGCGGTCCTATCCGCACCAACTGTCCGGTGGTATGGCGCAGCGCGTCGCCATCGCGCGCGCGCTTGCGCACCAGCCGGAGTTGCTGCTGCTGGACGAGCCCTTCGGTGCGCTCGATGCGCTGACCCGCCTCCAGATGCAGGACGAGGTGCTGCGCATCCGCCATACTGACAATCTGACCACCGTGCTCATCACTCATGACATCGAGGAGGCCATCTATCTCGCAGACGAGATCGTGGTGTTCTCTGATCGTCCCGGCCGTGTACGGGCGCGGTTTACCGTGGAGCTGCCCCATCCGCGCGACCGCGGCGATCCCGCCTTCGCCCGTCTGCGCCATGAGTTGCATGCCCAGTTTTTCCACCACCGCAATTAG
- a CDS encoding ABC transporter permease, translated as MSKQAVSTTIGHSVPSYRPFALLSAFAVRVGPLVVLVTVWQVACDFGAVRPVLLPAPSTIVRTIWNMTLSGELAEHVAVSSARVLQGFGIAAVLALALGIVMGLIGPLNRLADLMVQVLKPIPPIAWIPLSILWFGIGEEAKIFIIVLGAFFPILVSTLDAVHQTDVRYVELARVLEVPRLNFIRQVMIPGALPQIMSGLRLGITMSWMCVVAAELIAASSGIGFLIMDGRVMSNASVVLAGMITLGVLGKLTDDALRFAERRLVRWRAGFSGL; from the coding sequence GTGAGTAAGCAAGCTGTCTCTACCACCATTGGTCATTCAGTTCCGTCGTATCGCCCGTTCGCGCTCCTCTCCGCGTTCGCCGTTCGAGTGGGGCCGCTTGTGGTGCTCGTCACCGTTTGGCAGGTGGCATGTGATTTTGGAGCCGTGCGACCCGTGTTGCTGCCGGCCCCATCAACCATCGTTCGCACCATATGGAACATGACATTGAGTGGGGAGCTTGCCGAGCATGTGGCGGTAAGCAGCGCCCGTGTGCTCCAAGGATTCGGCATCGCCGCTGTGCTCGCCCTCGCGCTTGGCATCGTTATGGGGCTCATCGGGCCGTTGAACCGGCTGGCTGATCTAATGGTGCAGGTGTTAAAACCCATCCCGCCTATTGCCTGGATCCCGCTGTCCATCCTGTGGTTCGGTATTGGGGAGGAGGCCAAAATTTTCATCATCGTCCTCGGCGCCTTTTTTCCCATTTTAGTAAGCACTCTTGACGCTGTCCATCAGACTGATGTCCGCTATGTGGAACTAGCTCGGGTGCTGGAGGTGCCACGGCTCAACTTCATCCGTCAGGTGATGATCCCCGGCGCCCTGCCGCAGATCATGTCGGGGCTCAGGCTCGGCATCACCATGTCTTGGATGTGTGTTGTGGCAGCCGAGCTGATCGCAGCATCGAGTGGCATCGGATTCCTCATCATGGACGGCCGCGTAATGTCGAATGCCAGCGTTGTGCTTGCGGGAATGATTACCCTCGGCGTCCTTGGCAAGCTGACCGACGATGCCTTACGCTTCGCTGAGCGACGTCTGGTGCGCTGGCGCGCCGGCTTCAGCGGGTTATGA
- a CDS encoding PhzF family phenazine biosynthesis protein produces MVELVAGLIDVFADAPLTGNPLAVVQDADDLTDDVMRRIAGEFNQAETTFILRSARADWKLRSFTASGAEVFGAGHNALGAWLWLGEHGNLGSLTTARTFQQEIGQDVLPIELELIGGRVHGRMRQAPLRLSDPLSDVAPLADALGLGLGDILSEPPPRPADTGAAHLMVRVRNAGTVDEARPDAGKLLAVLRKTAAEGCYVYAFDAEAPNTAYARFFNPTVGLWEDSATGTAAGPLAAYLAATGNLRNNELVIEQGTKMGRRSILHIRLKPEPELSGTGIVVLRGVIRL; encoded by the coding sequence ATGGTCGAACTGGTCGCAGGTCTCATTGATGTCTTCGCAGACGCGCCATTGACCGGCAATCCGCTCGCGGTGGTGCAGGACGCCGACGACCTTACCGATGATGTGATGCGGCGGATCGCCGGTGAATTCAATCAGGCCGAGACCACCTTCATACTTCGGAGCGCACGTGCCGATTGGAAACTGCGGTCGTTCACCGCAAGCGGTGCGGAAGTGTTCGGTGCGGGCCACAACGCACTTGGTGCGTGGCTCTGGCTAGGAGAACATGGGAATCTCGGTTCGCTGACGACCGCCCGGACCTTTCAGCAGGAGATCGGTCAGGATGTTCTGCCGATCGAGCTCGAATTGATCGGCGGTCGCGTCCACGGCCGCATGCGCCAGGCGCCGCTGCGCTTGTCGGACCCGCTCAGTGATGTCGCGCCTCTCGCCGACGCCCTTGGCCTCGGTCTGGGCGACATTCTGTCAGAACCGCCGCCACGTCCCGCCGACACCGGCGCGGCTCATCTGATGGTGCGCGTTCGCAATGCCGGCACGGTTGACGAGGCGCGACCCGATGCCGGCAAGCTGCTCGCCGTTCTGAGAAAGACGGCGGCGGAAGGCTGCTATGTCTATGCGTTCGATGCCGAAGCACCGAACACTGCCTACGCCCGGTTCTTCAATCCAACCGTTGGCCTGTGGGAAGATTCTGCGACCGGAACCGCCGCTGGGCCCTTGGCCGCGTATCTTGCAGCCACGGGAAACCTCAGGAACAACGAATTGGTGATCGAACAAGGTACCAAGATGGGGCGCCGCAGCATTCTGCATATCCGGCTGAAGCCCGAACCGGAACTCTCCGGGACAGGCATTGTCGTGTTGAGAGGCGTGATCCGGCTTTAA